The DNA sequence GTTCAACATCATCAATCTTAATACGTTCTTTGGTCATGACGACCTCCTATTTTTATAATATTGGCATCCTAACCCACAAACCCCGCAGTTAGCGCAGTTTGCCTTGTATTGACGGGCATTTCATGATGAAGCGTGATGACTAAACTACAGAGGGGCCATCATGCTTCAGCGGTATTGCAACCAGTTTTTGGATTATTGCCGGCTGGCAGACTTCTCAATCCGGTCCATTCAAGCACTCACCGCCCGGCTGAACGAATTCCAAGCCTTTCTGAAAGTTCATAAAATCCGGTCAGTTAAAAAGGTCACATACCGGCATCTGGTTGATTTTGTTGCCGATTACGAAGATCCCTCAATCCACGTTAGAAAATTCCGGGTCTGGACCCTCAGGCAATTTTACCACTTTTTAACACTCCACGCGGTTTTGGGGACGTTGGTGAAATATTGACAAAATTTCTCCTGATCACATAAACATTTCAACTTTTCACCAACGTCCCCTATGTTCATGATTGG is a window from the Candidatus Desulfatibia profunda genome containing:
- a CDS encoding site-specific integrase, translating into MLQRYCNQFLDYCRLADFSIRSIQALTARLNEFQAFLKVHKIRSVKKVTYRHLVDFVADYEDPSIHVRKFRVWTLRQFYHFLTLHAVLGTLVKY